A genomic segment from Pararge aegeria chromosome 15, ilParAegt1.1, whole genome shotgun sequence encodes:
- the LOC120629708 gene encoding sorting nexin-12, with product MMAEDTTADATRRLNVKKQTLDDAYAAPANFLEIDVVNPVTMGVGKKRYTDYEVRMRTNLPVFKVKESSVRRRYSDFEWLRNELERDSKIVVPPLPGKALKRQLPFRGDDGIFEEEFIEDRRKGLEVFINKIAGHPLAQNERCLHMFLQDPTIDKSYVPGKIRNT from the exons ATGATGGCTGAAGACACGACAGCCGACGCGACAAGACGCTTGaatgttaaaaaacaaacattagaCGACGCTTACGCGGCGCCGGCGAACTTCTTGGAGATCGACGTGGTGAACCCCGTAACGATGGGAGTCGGTAAAAAACGCTATACCGATTACGAAGTTCGCATGAGG ACCAATCTGCCAGTGTTCAAAGTGAAAGAGTCCAGTGTGAGACGGCGGTACAGTGATTTTGAATGGCTCAGAAACGAATTGGAGAGAGATAGTAAG ATAGTAGTACCCCCCCTGCCTGGTAAAGCGTTAAAGAGACAACTTCCCTTTAGAGGGGATGATGGCATCTTCGAAGAAGAATTCATTGAAGACCGTagaaaag GACTGGAAGTGTTCATAAACAAAATCGCCGGGCACCCCCTAGCACAGAACGAGCGGTGTCTGCACATGTTCCTGCAGGACCCCACCATCGACAAGAGCTATGTGCCCGGCAAGATACGGAACACATAA
- the LOC120629721 gene encoding kinesin-like protein KIF20B, whose protein sequence is MLSPRSSYNDETKRDIPSFIEPRPPVILNPYMRPRPQKGTNLFDLLEDSETEEPELVQVYLRLKPCKIPSNLYEVRSDRSLITSLDTTTAGHGRRTQHNVSKMYTFSHIFGPDSNQKEIFEHVVKDNLKKLPDGNSFTLLTYGASGSGKTFTLMGTVTAPGLVPRSLEYVFKVVDAAQQPLYKPDERGADKLSYAMQEYELKWVKQLRQISAPVRDKYRRMSAQLGGDLTCSNVDLTNRRSHYVWVSFIEIYNEGIYDLLAPGDRRNAPKLAIREDTSGNVYVKGATQAFVRTGEEAYDVMVAGKHNLQVAATGIHAQSSRSHCIFTITMLTETDGGMRTACVRLCDLAGCERAARTRNTGARMQESRAINSSLHVLERCLRMLRRKRTVTAIVPYRESKLTRLLGAGLSGTRGEAVSMVVTLNPSPEYANETRHVLQLAAVAKDIQINDTLSEYPSTFESSTQDTTIGYNSMEVMKLRADNERLLFELKQAQARNKELMACIEEKQAANEKTLWEVAEEAKAIYTDYYEAEIKALQTKMDSMAEDYESRLGQASQPPRGDTPSKKYQNQIAQLMTDVAILEEKLSAERLARVRAEEEVQHLRTCIDERDEKSDEALEEKDVISLTDSDHSDSEDDPCNESLEPTFRKEDINRSRMIRQSIIADFNILNPISDINDRISDEGILENSSYSSKDLDKSNVSNVNDTYLTGEDSGTDRFNDSDRSDMDDNEIISTVKKATNLSRGTYFVDQVNDFNQTKVDHTKTQRPLSRETYCMPTTELLDTSMNNESRELGPIGSINHEGNVITKTQRPLSRETYCVPISEVRNTSENNELQQGNTINNEETEITKSQRSIIRETYCVPTSEVHNSSINDKLKEQMSTISNDAKEIIKIQRPLSRETYCMATTEVLYTSKNNKLQEQMAPIDNELSKKHSPSRETHCTSTYKVLDTSKKEELQEPNDKQRPLSRETYYVPTSKVLNISNDNKLPELSKIQKPHDTSTGLKDKDKVQDAVPQCLKVDNMIKVPNAIKVESDNHTRVHKILPDTYVKKILGSIKQSTESNESLAQFERLEMETNVIDSDKKRVTKEFFNIKHTKETRKYFDEDSLDKCGKTPATVIKKKDRKIYFDNPKEAEDQIQIKIKQEKKSFFESNEIESQKQTADTKFIKEIDNFRSPSIVRENVTNDFEPSMIKKLLGKGYSKQGENEIKVTSKAHDSIDIFEELESPRVDINIIAEIKKKDLESVRDSIEKIVISDKIVTTFDSTATIETKSKNTIDTDNKAIKTSKKEVIDAKSIESTFEIVIAKSAAVENTEKEVTGANESNLINTPLETNDESQLQANNTKVNNTTVEFENIYKDVTVPRATEFDLLVSQESVDENNTNTENSESEDLKYNLRNKTKLEKPKTERKRRKNKVFDGEILLESVPKCESKSKPPRKNLRLRRQKNISDVDGDGKDKLKDIVNLQSEFSDVTMDIPAPLKTSEDIPSPEKVEDEENSPILGIQSCPAKSITRSRRKLFTPRAEPLEESLVGTGDSNDRIRVPRPSYHRPRARRKL, encoded by the exons ATGTTAAGTCCAAGAAGTTCCTACAATGACGAGACCAAACGTGACATACCTTCGTTTATTGAACCTCGGCCACCGGTAATATTAAATCCTTACATGAGGCCTAGACCTCAAAAAGGAACGAATCTATTTGACCTTCTGGAGGATTCAGAAACTGAAGAACCGGAGCTAGTGCAAGTGTATTTAAGGTTAAAGCCGTGCAAAATCCCTAGCAACCTGTACGAAGTGCGTTCAGATCGTTCATTGATAACTTCTTTGGATACAACAACAGCTGGTCATGGGAGGCGCACCCAACACAATGTATCAAAAATGTATACGTTTTCGCATATTTTTGGACCGGATTCCAATCAGAAA GAAATATTTGAACATGTAGTCAAGGACAATCTTAAGAAGCTACCTGATGGCAACAGCTTTACACTCCTTACATATGGTGCATCAGGTTCTGGAAAGACCTTCACTCTGATGGGGACAGTAACAGCACCTGGTTTAGTTCCCAGGTCTTTGgaatatgtgttcaaagttGTGGATGCTGCGCAGCAACCGCTGTATAAACCTGATGAAAGGGGTGCTGATAAATTGAGTTATGCTATGCAGGAATATGaattaaag TGGGTCAAACAGCTGCGGCAGATATCAGCTCCTGTGAGAGACAAGTACAGGCGCATGAGTGCCCAACTGGGTGGTGACCTTACATGCAGTAATGTGGATTTGACTAACCGAAGGAGTCATTATGTATGG GTGTCATTTATAGAAATTTACAATGAAGGAATCTACGATTTACTGGCACCAGGTGATCGGAGGAATGCGCCCAAACTTGCTATCCGAGAAGATACAAGCGGCAATGTTTACGTAAAG GGAGCAACGCAAGCGTTTGTTCGTACGGGGGAGGAGGCCTATGACGTCATGGTCGCGGGTAAACACAATTTGCAAGTGGCTGCAACTGGTATACACGCGCAGTCGTCTCGCTCGCACTGTATATTCACCATCACCATGCTGACTGAAACAG ACGGTGGCATGCGCACCGCGTGCGTGCGGCTGTGCGACCTGGCGGGCTGCGAgcgagcggcgcgcacgcgcaATACGGGCGCGCGCATGCAAGAGTCCCGCGCGATCAACTCCTCGCTGCACGTGTTGGAGCGCTGTCTGCGAATGCTGCGGCGCAAACGCACCGTTACCGCCATTGTACCATACAG ggAGTCGAAGCTGACCAGGTTACTGGGTGCTGGGCTGTCGGGCACGCGCGGCGAGGCCGTTAGCATGGTAGTCACGCTGAACCCTTCGCCGGAGTACGCCAACGAGACCCGACACGTTCTACAGCTTGCAGCAGTCGCCAAGGACATAC AAATCAATGACACACTATCCGAGTACCCGAGCACCTTCGAGAGCAGCACCCAAGATACCACCATCGGATACAACAGCATGGAAGTGATGAAGCTTCGAGCTGACAATGAGAGGTTGCTGTTTGAGCTGAAACA GGCCCAGGCTCGCAACAAAGAACTGATGGCGTGCATTGAAGAAAAGCAAGCCGCTAACGAGAAAACCTTGTGGGAAGTTGCGGAAGAGGCTAAAGCGATATATACGGACTATTACGAGGCGGAAATAAAAGCTCTGCAGACTAAG atgGATAGTATGGCGGAAGATTACGAGAGTAGATTAGGTCAAGCATCCCAACCGCCCCGTGGAGATACCCCTTCGAAGAAGTACCAAAACCAG ATTGCTCAATTAATGACAGACGTCGCTATTCTGgag GAGAAGCTATCGGCCGAGCGCTTAGCTCGCGTGAGAGCTGAGGAAGAAGTGCAACATCTAAGGACTTGCATTGACGAGAGAGATG aaAAATCTGATGAAGCTCTAGAAGAAAAAGATGTCATATCTCTTACAGACAGCGATCACAGTGACAGCGAAGATGATCCGTGCAATGAAAGCCTGGAACCAACATTCAGAAAGGAGGACATAAACCGTTCCAGAATGATCAGACAAAGTATAATCGCGGATTTTAATATTCTGAATCCTATTTCTGATATCAATGATCGCATTTCGGATGAAGGTATCTTAGAAAACTCATCATATTCATCAAAAGATTTAGATAAATCGAATGTAAGTAATGTAAATGATACGTATTTAACTGGTGAAGATAGCGGTACTGATAGATTTAATGACAGTGACAGAAGTGATATGGATGACAACGAAATTATTTCAACAGTTAAAAAGGCAACTAACCTTTCGCGGGGTACATATTTCGTTGACCAAGTAAATGATTTTAATCAAACCAAAGTAGACCACACTAAAACGCAGCGACCTCTTAGTCGGGAAACCTATTGTATGCCAACTACTGAACTTCTCGATACTTCTATGAACAATGAGTCCAGAGAACTAGGACCAATTGGATCAATTAATCATGAAGGAAACGTAATCACTAAAACACAGCGACCTCTTAGTCGCGAAACTTATTGTGTGCCGATTTCGGAAGTTCGCAATACTTCTGAAAACAATGAATTACAACAAGGTAATACGATAAATAATGAAGAAACTGAAATCACTAAATCTCAACGATCAATCATTCGGGAAACGTATTGTGTTCCAACTTCTGAAGTTCACAATAGTTCTATAAACGATAAATTAAAAGAACAAATGTCCACAATAAGCAATGATGCAAAAGAAATCATTAAAATCCAGCGACCTCTAAGTCGCGAAACTTATTGTATGGCAACTACTGAAGTTCTTTATACttctaaaaacaataaattacaagAACAAATGGCGCCAATAGACAATGAACTCAGTAAAAAACATTCTCCAAGTCGCGAAACTCACTGTACGTCAACTTATAAAGTTCTCGATACTTCTAAAAAAGAAGAATTACAAGAACCCAATGATAAACAGCGGCCGCTCAGTCGCGAAACATATTATGTGCCAACTTCTAAAGTCCTTAATATTTCTAACGATAATAAACTACCAGAACTaagcaaaatacaaaaaccaCATGATACTTCTACAGGTcttaaagataaagataaagttCAAGATGCGGTTCCTCAATGTCTTAAAGTAGATAATATGATAAAAGTGCCTAATGCTATAAAAGTTGAATCGGATAACCACACTCGTGTACACAAAATATTACCTGATACTTATGTTAAAAAGATATTGGGTTCTATAAAGCAATCTACAGAAAGTAACGAATCGTTAGCACAATTTGAACGCTTAGAAATGGAGACGAATGTTATTGATAGTGACAAAAAGAGAGTGACCAAggaattttttaacattaagcATACAAAAGAAACTAGAAAATACTTTGACGAAGATTCTCTTGATAAGTGTGGTAAAACTCCAGCtactgtaattaaaaaaaaggacagAAAAATCTACTTTGATAATCCTAAAGAAGCAGAAGATCAAAtacaaatcaaaattaaacaagaaaaaaagagtTTCTTTGAAAGCAATGAAATAGAATCCCAGAAACAGACAGCAGacactaaatttataaaagaaatagatAATTTTCGGTCACCCTCGATAGTCAGAGAAAATGTGACAAACGATTTTGAACCGAGTATGATTAAGAAATTACTTGGAAAAGGTTACTCAAAACAAGGCGAAAACGAAATTAAGGTTACTTCAAAAGCTCACGACTCTATTGATATTTTTGAAGAATTAGAATCCCCTAGAGTTGATATCAATATCATTGCTGAAATCAAGAAGAAAGACTTAGAAAGCGTTCGTGATTCTATCGAAAAAATTGTTATATCAGATAAAATCGTCACTACATTTGATTCCACTGCTACAattgaaacaaaatcaaaaaatacaATTGATACCGataacaaagcaataaaaacgtCTAAAAAAGAAGTCATTGACGCTAAAAGTATAGAGAGCACCTTTGAAATAGTAATTGCAAAGAGCGCAGCTGTAGAAAATACTGAAAAGGAAGTTACAGGTGCTAATGAGAGCAACTTAATCAACACCCCACTTGAAACCAATGATGAATCTCAACTACAAGCAAAcaatactaaagtaaataatacaacTGTGGAAtttgaaaacatttataaaGACGTTACAGTACCGCGAGCTACGGAATTCGATCTGCTGGTATCTCAAGAAAGTGTTGATGAAAATAATACCAATACTGAGAACTCCGAATCCGAAGATTTAAAGTATAACTTGCGGAATAAAACGAAGTTGGAAAAGCccaaaactgaaagaaaaagGAGAAAGAACAAAGTTTTTGATGGAGAAATACTTTTAGAAAGCGTTCCAAAATGCGAGAGTAAATCGAAACCGCCTAGAAAAAACCTAAGATTACGTAGGCAAAAGAATATTTCAGATGTTGATGGCGATGGAAAAGACAAATTGAAAGACATAGTTAATCTTCAGTCTGAGTTCTCTGATGTTACAATGGACATCCCTGCGCCATTGAAAACCTCGGAAGATATACCTTCGCCCGAAAAAGTAGAAGACGAAGAAAACTCTCCCATTCTTGGAATACAGAGCTGTCCAGCTAAAAG taTAACCCGTAGTCGAAGAAAGTTGTTCACACCACGGGCAGAGCCTCTCGAAGAAAGCTTGGTAGGCACGGGAGACAGCAATGACAGAATTCGCGTTCCACGGCCTTCCTACCACCGTCCAAGGGCAAGACGCAAGCTTTGA
- the LOC120629707 gene encoding pre-mRNA-splicing factor Slu7, whose amino-acid sequence MATNARVAVSQILRNKDDTVEEDDEPKKKSREDWRKAKELEEARKAGTAPAAVDETGKDINPHIPQYISSAPWYYGTAGPTLKHQRPQEDREGQFTKLETYYNKGVSSSAATKYRKGACENCGAMTHVKKDCLERPRKIGAKFSNAGIAPDEFGQPDLNLSYDGKRDRWNGYDPAQHKAIIEEYQKVEEAKRELRAKRLEQDPTATEEDELEGEDEDKYVDEVDMPGTKVDSKQRITVRNLRIREDTAKYLRNLDINSAYYDPKTRSMRDNPIPEAAESEYAGENFVRFTGDTRSHATAQLFAWEAHSKGLDVHLLAEPTKLQMLQRQYEEKKDQFKTQVKQSVLDKYGGEEHLKAPPRELLLAQSEVFVQYNRDGTRAGAAEKQLAKSKYEEDVLINNHTSIWGSFWREGQWGYKCCHSFIKMSYCVGEAGKSVVLDVPDTQKLALKHEKKAEKSEKSSSSSDSSSDSSSSDSERDTRTKTEKKSKKKKNKKKAKKKKKKELKKGKREEDKLKKALEMEERKQKHADYLLSVDERKRPYNSMLQVKEPTEEEMEAYMMKRRRDEDPMSQFM is encoded by the exons ATGGCGACGAATGCGAGAGTCGCGGTGTCACAAATCCTTCGTAACAAAGATGACACAGTAGAAGAAGATGATgaaccgaaaaaaaaatctcgagAGGATTGGAGGAAAGCGAAGGAGTTAGAGGAGGCTCGTAAAGCTGGTACAGCGCCCGCTGCTGTCGATGAAACAG GCAAGGACATAAATCCCCACATTCCACAGTACATTTCATCAGCACCCTGGTACTATGGTACTGCTGGTCCAACGTTGAAGCATCAGAGGCCACAAGAAGATAGAGAAGGGCAGTTTACTAAACTCGAGACATACTATAATAAAGGGGTGTCA TCAAGTGCGGCGACAAAATACAGAAAGGGTGCCTGCGAGAACTGTGGTGCAATGACACATGTTAAAAAGGATTGTTTGGAGAGACCTAGAAAA ATCGGCGCGAAGTTCTCGAATGCAGGTATAGCCCCTGATGAGTTTGGTCAGCCAGATCTGAACTTGAGCTACGATGGTAAGCGTGACCGATGGAATGGTTACGACCCTGCACAGCACAAAGCTATTATCGAGGAGTACCAGAAAGTTGAGGAGGCTAAGAGAGAACTGAGAGCTAAAAGGTTGGAGCAag ATCCTACCGCAACAGAGGAAGACGAACTGGAGGGGGAGGATGAAGACAAGTATGTTGATGAAGTGGACATGCCCGGTACAAAG GTGGATTCCAAACAGCGTATCACAGTCCGAAACCTGCGAATCCGCGAGGACACCGCCAAATATCTGCGGAACCTGGACATCAACTCTGCGTACTACGATCCCAAAACACGATCCATGAGGGACAACCCTATCCCGGAGGCGGCTGA GTCAGAATACGCCGGCGAGAACTTCGTCCGTTTCACGGGAGATACCAGATCCCATGCCACGGCGCAACTGTTCGCATGGGAGGCGCACTCCAAAGGCCTGGACGTACACTTGCTGGCTGAGCCCACAAAGCTGCAAATGTTGCAACGCCAGTATGAGGAGAAGAAGGACCAGTTCAAAACACAG GTTAAGCAATCAGTGCTGGACAAGTATGGGGGGGAAGAGCACTTGAAGGCACCCCCGCGTGAGCTACTGCTGGCGCAGAGCGAAGTCTTCGTGCAGTACAACCGGGACGGGACACGAGCCGGGGCGGCCGAGAAACAATTAGCCAA GAGTAAATATGAAGAAGATGTACTCATAAACAACCACACATCAATCTGGGGATCGTTCTGGAGGGAGGGCCAGTGGGGCTACAAGTGTTGTCACTCGTTTATAAAG aTGTCATACTGCGTCGGTGAAGCGGGCAAATCGGTGGTGTTAGATGTGCCGGATACACAGAAACTTGCACTAAAGCATGAAAAGAAAGCTG aaaaatcaGAAAAGTCCTCGTCCTCATCGGATTCAAGTTCAGACAGCAGTTCTTCAGATTCTGAGCGTGACACTCGAACCAAGACAGAGAAGAAAagcaagaagaagaaaaacaaaaagaaggctaagaagaagaaaaagaaggaaCTCAAGAAGGGAAAGCGGGAGGAGGATAAACTCAAAAAG gctTTGGAAATGGAAGAGAGAAAGCAGAAACATGCTGATTACCTCCTTTCTGTGGATGAAAGGAAACGTCCATACAATAGTATGTTACAAGTTAAAGAACCTACTGAAGAGGAAATGGAGGCTTACATGATGAAAAGGCGGAGAGATGAAGATCCTATGAGCCAGTTTATGtaa